GATCGCCCCGCCGAACAGCGCGCCCCAGTAGATACACGAGAGCAGGATGATCGCCGAAGTCGGATTCATCGTGAACGTCAGCGGCAGCAGGATCGCCACGCCGTTCGGGCCGCCCAGGCCGGGCAGCACGCCCACCACGATGCCAAGCAGGATACCGACGATCATCAGCCCGGTGTTCTGCCACGACAGCACGATCGAAAAACCGTGCATCAATGCGTTGAAGTCATCCATGCGCCTACCCCGTCAAAAACCCAGCAAATGTTCCAGCGGCCCTTTCGGCAGCGGCACCTTGAACGCGATTTCGAACACCCAGAACATCACGACGTTGATGGCCAGGCCGATTCCCGCCGATTTCCACCAGCTGAATTTGCCCACCAGCGCCATGAAAATCCCGATGAACAGCGCCGAGGCGACGTAGATGCCGGTGAACTTGATCGCCGCGATATACACCACCAGCGGCAGCAGCACGGTGGCCACCAGTTTCAGCTGGCCGCGCTCGACGAAGGCCGAGCGGTCGTTCTTGCGCAAGGCCTGCCAGATCACCACCAGGCTGGCGGCAAAGATCGCAATCCCCATCCGCATCGGGAAATAGCCGGCTTGCGGACCGTCTTCGGCCCAGCCGGCGCCCAGCTTGTAGTTGCTGACGATCGCCAGCAGCCCGAACGCCGCCACCACCGCCCCCACCGTCAGTTCGGCGGTGCGCTTGGTGACGGCGATGTCCGCGCCTTCCAGGTTTTCCGCGCTCATGTTATTGCGCCAGGAAGCCCGCGGCCTTCATGATTTCGCGGTGCGCCTGCTCGTCCTTGCCCATGTAGGCGCGCAGTTCGTCGCCCACCATGACGGTGGACTTGAGCGCATTCTTCTCGACGTAGGCCTTCCACTCCGGCGTCGCCACCACTTTCTGCAGAAGCTCCGTGTAGTACTTCGTCACCTCGGCCGGCACCTTTCCCGGCAACATGAACACGCGCAGCATCTGGTACTGCACGTCCAGGCCCTTCTCCTTGCAGGTCGGGACGTCGGCCCAGCTCTGGGTCTCGGTGACTTTCTCCTTGAACGAACTGCGCTGGTCGGCGAACAGGCACAGCGCGCGGTGCTGGCCGGCGCGCCACTGCGCGATCGACTCGGACGGGTTGTTGGTGTTCGAATCGATATGCTTGCCCGACAGCTGGGTGGCCGCCTCGCCGCCGCCCTTGTACGGAATGTAGATGAACTTCACGCCCGCCTTCTTCTCGACCATCGCGGTGATGATGTGGTCCTCGCGTTTCGAGCTGGTGCCGCCCATCTTGTACTTGGCCGGCTCCTTCTTCACCGCGGCGAGGTAGTCCGCCGGCGTCTTGAACGGCGTGTCGCTGTTCACCCAGAGGATGAACTCGTCCTGCGCCACCATCGCCACCGGCGTCAGGTCGCGCCAGTTGAACGGCAGGCCGGTCGCCAGCGGCACCGTGTACAGGCCGGACGAAGAGACCACCATCCGGTGCGCGTCGCCCGGCGTGTTCTGAATGTCGAGCAGTCCTTCCGCGCCGCTGGCGCCGGCCTTGTTCTGCACCACGATCGGCTGCTTCATCAGGTTGTGCTTGGCGATGATGCCCTGGATCGAGCGCGCCATCTGGTCGGTGGCGCCGCCCGCGCTGAACGGCACGATGAATTCGACCGGCTTGGTCGGCTCCCACGCGAAGGCCACGGCGGCGTGACACATGCCGATGGCTAAACCTGCGATCGCGAGCGAATGCTTGAAGGTGAGGCTGTACATGGTCTGTCTCCTG
This window of the Massilia sp. R2A-15 genome carries:
- a CDS encoding tripartite tricarboxylate transporter TctB family protein; protein product: MSAENLEGADIAVTKRTAELTVGAVVAAFGLLAIVSNYKLGAGWAEDGPQAGYFPMRMGIAIFAASLVVIWQALRKNDRSAFVERGQLKLVATVLLPLVVYIAAIKFTGIYVASALFIGIFMALVGKFSWWKSAGIGLAINVVMFWVFEIAFKVPLPKGPLEHLLGF
- a CDS encoding Bug family tripartite tricarboxylate transporter substrate binding protein, translated to MYSLTFKHSLAIAGLAIGMCHAAVAFAWEPTKPVEFIVPFSAGGATDQMARSIQGIIAKHNLMKQPIVVQNKAGASGAEGLLDIQNTPGDAHRMVVSSSGLYTVPLATGLPFNWRDLTPVAMVAQDEFILWVNSDTPFKTPADYLAAVKKEPAKYKMGGTSSKREDHIITAMVEKKAGVKFIYIPYKGGGEAATQLSGKHIDSNTNNPSESIAQWRAGQHRALCLFADQRSSFKEKVTETQSWADVPTCKEKGLDVQYQMLRVFMLPGKVPAEVTKYYTELLQKVVATPEWKAYVEKNALKSTVMVGDELRAYMGKDEQAHREIMKAAGFLAQ